The genomic stretch TTCCTCCCACACGCGGCGTCGCTGCGTCAGTCTTTCGACCATTGCGCAATATTCCCTACTGCTGCCTCCCGTAGGAGTCTGGGCCGTATCTCAGTCCCAATGTGGCGGGTCGTCCTCTCAGACCCACTACGCGTCATCGCCTTGGTGAGCCGTTACCTCACCAACAAGCTGATACGCCGCGACCCCCTCGCCTGGCGGGAGCTTGCAAGCAGAGGCCCCCTTTGGTCCGCATCCCATGCGGGACGCGGATATCATGCGGTATTAGCCCGGGTTTCCCCAGGTTGTCCCCCACCTGACGGCAGGTTGGTCACGTGTTACTCACCCGTTCGCCACTCGGTTCCAGGTGCAAGCACCTGGTCCTCGTTCGACTTGCATGTATTAGGCACGCCGCCAGCGTTCGTCCTGAGCCAGGATCAAACTCTCCGTAAAAAAAAGAAAGCTCGAACAGCTCCTAATCGAACGCCGATCTCGTAGATCGTCCGTTCGGAATCTACGTTGCTTGAACCCCTGTCCTCCTCGGGCAAGTGCCCGGGAAGACGACGCGGCAGGACGTAGCGCCTGCACGCGAAAGGGGCCCGCCTCACTTCCTCGAAACCCCAATTTTCAAAAAGCTCCGGCACCATGTACGGGCTGCCGGAATCATGGACTCCCGCAAGCGCGGCACCGCCGTCGCTTCGGGAGCGTACGATCGTAACCCCTCTTGCCAGGCGAGTCAACCCGCGTTCAGGGGTTGCCGGCGGGTTCGGATTCCGGGACTGCGCCTCCGCGAGCCGCGGCCAGGAGTTGCCGTTTCGCCCTGGCTGCGGGGACCATGTCTTCCGCCAGCGATGCGGTGGGTATTTCATGCGCTTCGACGCGGTGTCCCCGGCGCAGGGTCAGGTACGCTTCCATGGCACGGTAGGCCGGCAGCCCCACCGAGCGAAGGAAATCGGCCGTGCCCCGGTTGCGGTCGACGACCCGCTGCCAGAATTCCCGCGCATCCGGCCCCGGAAAGGGTGCGGAGTCCTTCTGCGACTCGTGCCTGAAGATCGCCTGCACCTTGGCCCGCAGTTCCCCCTCCGAGAGGGGGACCAGCACGGTGGCCTCGTTCACGGTCCACTCCTGCCAGGCCCCGCGGTAGAGCCATAGCCAGGGCGCTTCGCCGGTGTAGCGTTCCAGTGCCCGCTCCACGGCTTCCAGGCACATCCGATGGGTGCCGTGGGGGTCGGAGAGGTCACCCGCGGCAAACACCATCGACGGACGCACCTCCTCCAGCAGAGCGGCCACGATCGCGACATCGGCTTGCGTGATCGGGTTCTTTCTGACCGTTCCCGTCTGGTAGAAGGGCAGGTTCAGAAAGCGGGCGCAATCACTTGAGAGCCCCAGGGCCTGGATGCCGGCCACCGCCTCGCTCTCGCGGATGACGCGTTTCAGGTGCTGCACCACGACCGGGTCCCCCTCCCCGGGCTCCTTGAGCGCAAGTTCCCTCTCCACCCGGTGGAGAACGTCCCCCAGGGTCTCGCGGTCCCCGAGCTCGATGACGTCGGCGGTGCGTCGCATGAAGTCGAGATAGCGGCGGATCTCGTGGTCGAACACGGCGATGTTGCCCGAGGTCATGTACGCGACGGTCAGGCGATTGCCGTTCTCGGCCAGCTTGCGCAACAGCCCGCCCATGGAGATCACGTCGTCGTCGGGATGGGGCGAGAAGACGAGCATCCTCTGGCCGCGCGGCAAACGGCTCTTACCGCGGATCTTGGAGATCAGCGCGTTGAATACCTCGCCGTTGAGCGGTTCGGCCGACCCGTGCCGGGACACCAGCGACCCGAGGTGGTGCTCGCGGTAG from Gammaproteobacteria bacterium encodes the following:
- the nagB gene encoding glucosamine-6-phosphate deaminase, producing the protein MPGAGLARRERIAVRIMPDHDSLAAEVAGRIAVLIRERSSEGRHAVLGLATGSTPVGVYRELIRLHREEGLDFSNVVTFNLDEYFPMRPGSVHSYHRYMREHLFDFVNIPPGNRHIPRGDLAEAEVEDHCLDFERRIREAGGIDLQILGIGRSGHIGFNEPGSRRESRTRCLYLDAVTRADAAGDFFGEENVPSRAITMGVETILEAREVILLATGEHKAEIVRRAVEGEVHADVAATFLQQHPHATVYLDPPAAGELTRIRTPWLVSDVEWTPHREVEAVVWLSRRSGKPILHLSTDDYREHHLGSLVSRHGSAEPLNGEVFNALISKIRGKSRLPRGQRMLVFSPHPDDDVISMGGLLRKLAENGNRLTVAYMTSGNIAVFDHEIRRYLDFMRRTADVIELGDRETLGDVLHRVERELALKEPGEGDPVVVQHLKRVIRESEAVAGIQALGLSSDCARFLNLPFYQTGTVRKNPITQADVAIVAALLEEVRPSMVFAAGDLSDPHGTHRMCLEAVERALERYTGEAPWLWLYRGAWQEWTVNEATVLVPLSEGELRAKVQAIFRHESQKDSAPFPGPDAREFWQRVVDRNRGTADFLRSVGLPAYRAMEAYLTLRRGHRVEAHEIPTASLAEDMVPAARAKRQLLAAARGGAVPESEPAGNP